Proteins encoded in a region of the Gigantopelta aegis isolate Gae_Host unplaced genomic scaffold, Gae_host_genome ctg2195_pilon_pilon:::debris, whole genome shotgun sequence genome:
- the LOC121391353 gene encoding uncharacterized protein LOC121391353, with translation MDMISPGENKVHGDSSSVDGCHDSHSEEGQSGWNDRSSGDQGYENTDSSVPGENKVNTGFEYGDDEDVEDTNINNATCVDETAVFIKHTYTENSTVKASFWCQLKAMLWRNILLKKRNKKQCLQV, from the exons ATGGATATGATCAGTCCAGGGGAGAACAAAGTTCATGGAGACAGCAGCAGTGTGGATGGATGCCATGACAGTCATTCTGAGGAAGGACAGAGTGGATGGAATGACAGAAGCTCTGGAGATCAAGGATATGAAAACACTGACAGCAGTGTTCCGGGAGAAAACAAGGTCAACACTGGATTTGAATATGGAGATGATGAGGATGTTGAAGACACAAACATCAACAATGCTACCTGTGTGGACGAAACAGCTGTTTTCATTAAACATACCTATACAG aaaattCCACAGTGAAAGCCTCATTTTGGTGTCAACTGAAGGCCATGCTTTGGCGTAACATCCTTCTGAAGAAGAGGAATAAGAAACAGTGTTTGCAGgtttaa